The Arcobacter roscoffensis genome segment AAACGTATACTCACACAGACATTATGATACAGACAAACAATTATTTAAAATGTTTGAAGATAAAACTGGAATTAAAGTAAATGTAGTAAAAGCAAAAGCTTCAGCTTTAATCAAAAGAATGGAAAGTGAAGGTGCTAAATCACCTGCTGATGTATTAATTACTGTTGATGCTGGAAGACTATATCAAGCAAAACAAAAAGATTTATTACAATCAATTAAGTCAAATTATTTAACAACAAACATCCCTGAAAAATTAAGAGATACAGACAATAAATGGTTTGCATTAACAAAAAGATCAAGAGTTGCAGTATATAGAATTGGTTCAGATGTAGAAAATCAATTAAAAACTTATGAAGACTTAGCAGATCCTAAATTTAAGGGTCAAATTATGGTTAGATCTTCAAATAATATCTACAACCAGTCTTTAATGGCGGCAATGATTGCACATCATGGAGAAGAAAAAGCTTTAGATTGGGCAAAAGGTGTAGTTGCAAATATGGCAAAAGCTCCAAAAGGTAATGATAGATACCAAGTTAAAGCTGTAGCAAATGGTATTGGTTCAATTGCAATTGCAAATACTTATTACATTGGTAAAATGGTAGATAATAAAGATGCTTCTCAAAGAGAATCAGTAAAGAAAGTTAAAATTTTCTTCCCAGAATTTAAAAATGGTGGAACGCATATAAATGTATCTGGTGCAGGAGTGGCTAAATATTCTCCAAATAAAGAAAATGCAATTAAATTTATTGAATTTATGGCATCAAAAGAAGCTCAAGAATTATTTGCAAAAGGAAACTACGAGTACCCTGTATTAGCAGGTGTAAAAAGTTCTGATTTAGTTTCATCTTGGGGTCAGTTTAAAGATGATACAATCTCGATTAACACTTTAGGTGAAAATAACGCAGCTGCTATCAAAGTATTTGATAAAGCAGGATGGAAGTAACAATAATTGATAAATAGTTTTTCAAAATTAAAAATAAGTAGTGTTTTTTTAACACTACTTATTAGTGCACCAGCAATCATAATATTCTTATATCTTTTTTCAGGCTCAAGTGACAATTGGCAGCATTTAAAAGATACTCTATTATTTGAATATATTTTTAATACTTTATATATTATGTTTGGTGTTGCAATTCTTACTGGATTGATAGGCTTTACAACAGCTTACCTAACTTCATTATATACATTTACATTTTCAAGATTTTTTCATTATGCACTGATACTACCCTTTGCAATTCCTACTTATATAATGGCATTTATATACGGAGGTATGTTTGATATAACTGGAAGTGTGACTACTTTTATACTGGATCTTTTCGATACATCATTAAATGAAGTTTATTTCTTTGATATCATGTCAATTGAAGGGGCTATTATAATTATGTCTTTAGTTTTATACCCTTATGTATACTTGATTTGTAAAACATATTTATCTTTCGAATCTGCTTCTATTATTGATGCTGCAAAAACATTTAACTTATCTTCATGGCAAATTTTAAAAAAAGTAAT includes the following:
- a CDS encoding Fe(3+) ABC transporter substrate-binding protein; this translates as MLKKLALTAVVLGSSLLASSEVNVYSHRHYDTDKQLFKMFEDKTGIKVNVVKAKASALIKRMESEGAKSPADVLITVDAGRLYQAKQKDLLQSIKSNYLTTNIPEKLRDTDNKWFALTKRSRVAVYRIGSDVENQLKTYEDLADPKFKGQIMVRSSNNIYNQSLMAAMIAHHGEEKALDWAKGVVANMAKAPKGNDRYQVKAVANGIGSIAIANTYYIGKMVDNKDASQRESVKKVKIFFPEFKNGGTHINVSGAGVAKYSPNKENAIKFIEFMASKEAQELFAKGNYEYPVLAGVKSSDLVSSWGQFKDDTISINTLGENNAAAIKVFDKAGWK